One region of Streptomyces rishiriensis genomic DNA includes:
- a CDS encoding peroxiredoxin, translated as MAIQVGDKAPDFELKDNHGRAVKLSDFRGSKNVVLLFYPFAFTGVCTGELCEVRDNLPRFTDRDTQVLAVSNDSIHTLRVFAEQEGLEYPLLSDFWPHGEVSRAYGVFAEDKGCAVRGTFVIDKEGLVRWSVRNALPDARDLGEYVAALDTL; from the coding sequence ATGGCTATCCAGGTCGGCGACAAGGCCCCCGACTTCGAGCTCAAGGACAACCACGGCCGGGCCGTGAAGCTCTCCGACTTCCGCGGGAGCAAGAACGTCGTCCTGCTCTTCTATCCCTTCGCCTTCACCGGCGTGTGCACCGGCGAGCTGTGCGAGGTGCGCGACAACCTGCCCAGGTTCACCGACCGGGACACCCAGGTGCTCGCCGTCTCCAACGACTCCATCCACACCCTGCGCGTCTTCGCCGAGCAGGAGGGCCTGGAGTACCCGCTGCTCAGCGACTTCTGGCCGCACGGCGAGGTCAGCCGCGCCTACGGCGTCTTCGCCGAGGACAAGGGCTGCGCGGTGCGCGGCACCTTCGTCATCGACAAGGAGGGCCTGGTGCGCTGGAGCGTGCGCAACGCGCTGCCGGACGCCCGTGACCTCGGCGAGTACGTCGCCGCGCTCGACACCCTGTGA
- a CDS encoding TerD family protein codes for MGVSLSKGGNVSLTKEAPGLTAVIVGLGWDVRTTTGTDFDLDASALLVNSAGKVASDANFVFFNNLKSPDGSVEHTGDNTTGEGEGDDEAIKVNLAGVPADVDKIVFPVSIYDAENRQQSFGQVRNAFIRVVNQAGGAEIARYDLSEDASTETAMVFGELYRHGAEWKFRAIGQGYASGLRGIAQDFGVNV; via the coding sequence GTGGGAGTCAGCCTCAGCAAGGGCGGCAACGTATCGCTGACCAAGGAGGCCCCGGGCCTGACCGCGGTCATCGTCGGTCTGGGGTGGGACGTCCGCACCACGACCGGCACCGACTTCGACCTGGACGCCAGCGCGCTGCTGGTGAACAGCGCCGGCAAGGTCGCCAGTGACGCGAACTTCGTCTTCTTCAACAACCTCAAGAGCCCCGACGGCTCGGTCGAGCACACCGGTGACAACACCACCGGCGAGGGCGAGGGCGACGACGAGGCGATCAAGGTCAACCTCGCCGGAGTCCCGGCCGACGTCGACAAGATCGTCTTCCCGGTGTCGATCTACGACGCGGAGAACCGGCAGCAGTCCTTCGGTCAGGTCCGCAACGCGTTCATCCGCGTCGTGAACCAGGCCGGCGGCGCCGAGATCGCCCGCTACGACCTCAGCGAGGACGCGTCGACGGAGACCGCGATGGTCTTCGGCGAGCTGTACCGGCACGGCGCGGAGTGGAAGTTCCGGGCCATCGGTCAGGGCTACGCGTCGGGTCTGCGCGGTATCGCGCAGGACTTCGGCGTCAACGTCTGA
- a CDS encoding TerD family protein encodes MGVTLAKGGNVSLSKAAPNLTQVMIGLGWDARSTTGAPFDLDASALLCNSGRVMGDEWFVFYNQLKSPDGSVEHTGDNLTGEGEGDDESLLVDLSKVPPQCDKIVFPVSIHMADERGQTFGQVANAFIRVVNQADGQELARYDLSEDAGTETAMIFGELYRYQGEWKFRAVGQGYASGLRGIALDFGVNVS; translated from the coding sequence ATGGGCGTCACGCTCGCCAAGGGAGGCAATGTCTCCCTGTCCAAGGCCGCGCCGAACCTCACTCAGGTGATGATCGGACTCGGCTGGGACGCGCGCTCCACCACCGGAGCCCCCTTCGACCTCGACGCCAGCGCGCTGCTGTGCAACAGCGGGCGGGTGATGGGGGACGAGTGGTTCGTCTTCTACAACCAGCTCAAGAGCCCGGACGGCTCGGTGGAGCACACCGGCGACAACCTCACCGGTGAGGGCGAAGGCGACGACGAGTCACTGCTGGTGGACCTCTCCAAGGTGCCACCCCAGTGCGACAAGATCGTCTTCCCGGTCTCCATCCACATGGCCGACGAGCGGGGTCAGACCTTCGGCCAGGTCGCCAACGCGTTCATCCGGGTGGTGAACCAGGCCGACGGGCAGGAACTCGCCCGTTACGACCTGAGCGAGGACGCCGGCACGGAGACCGCGATGATCTTCGGTGAGCTCTATCGATACCAGGGGGAATGGAAGTTCCGGGCCGTGGGACAGGGGTACGCGTCGGGACTGCGAGGCATCGCTCTAGACTTCGGAGTCAACGTTTCGTAA
- a CDS encoding DUF3052 domain-containing protein, with the protein MSATADHAEERTSPAVRLGFQPEQVVQEIGYDDDVDQELRESIEEVIGSDLVDEDYDDVADAVVLWFRDDDGDLTDALVDATTYIEEGGSILLLTPKTGRTGYVEPSDISEASTTAGLSASKSVSVGKDWSGSRLVTPKAAKSKK; encoded by the coding sequence GTGAGCGCGACCGCGGACCACGCGGAGGAGCGGACCAGCCCTGCCGTCAGGCTGGGTTTCCAGCCCGAGCAGGTGGTCCAGGAGATCGGCTACGACGACGACGTCGACCAGGAGCTCCGCGAGTCCATTGAGGAAGTCATCGGCAGCGATCTGGTGGACGAGGACTACGACGACGTCGCCGACGCCGTGGTGCTCTGGTTCCGCGACGATGACGGAGACCTGACGGATGCGCTGGTGGACGCCACCACGTACATCGAAGAAGGCGGGTCGATCCTCCTCCTGACGCCGAAGACCGGCCGTACGGGATACGTGGAGCCGAGCGACATCTCCGAAGCCTCGACGACTGCGGGTCTGTCGGCCAGCAAGAGCGTCAGCGTCGGCAAGGACTGGAGTGGCAGCCGGCTGGTGACGCCCAAGGCCGCGAAGTCCAAGAAGTGA
- a CDS encoding DUF475 domain-containing protein — MLLKTFGWSFAVTALGLVAAVLYGGWEAFGIVAILSILEISLSFDNAVVNAGILKKMSAFWQKIFLTVGVLIAVFGMRLVFPVVIVAISAKIGPIDAVDLALNDKDQYQQLVTDAHPSIAAFGGMFLLMIFLDFIFEDRDIQWLRWIERPLAKLGKVDMLSVCIALIVLLITSFTFAAHAHQHGGAHADKAETVLISGIAGLITYMVVGGLSGYFEDKLEEEEEREHEEEEEAARTGKKRSPVVLAGQAAFFMFLYLEVLDASFSFDGVIGAFAITNDIVLMALGLGIGAMYVRSLTVYLVRQGTLDDYVYLEHGAHYAIGALAVILMVTIQYQINEVITGLVGVVLIGWSFLSSVRRNRALAAAEGKAQGSDEKTEVSSGV; from the coding sequence GTGCTTCTGAAAACCTTCGGCTGGTCGTTCGCGGTCACCGCGCTCGGCCTGGTCGCAGCGGTCCTCTACGGGGGGTGGGAGGCCTTCGGCATCGTGGCGATCCTCTCCATCCTCGAGATCTCGCTGTCCTTCGACAACGCGGTGGTCAACGCCGGGATCCTGAAGAAGATGAGTGCCTTCTGGCAGAAAATCTTCCTCACGGTGGGTGTCCTCATCGCCGTCTTCGGCATGCGGTTGGTCTTCCCCGTCGTGATCGTCGCCATCAGCGCCAAGATCGGCCCGATCGACGCCGTCGATCTCGCGCTCAACGACAAGGACCAGTACCAGCAGCTGGTCACCGACGCCCACCCGTCGATCGCCGCCTTCGGTGGCATGTTCCTGCTGATGATCTTCCTGGACTTCATCTTCGAGGACCGTGACATCCAGTGGCTGCGCTGGATCGAGCGGCCCCTGGCCAAGCTCGGCAAGGTCGACATGCTGTCGGTCTGCATCGCGCTGATCGTCCTGTTGATCACCTCCTTCACCTTCGCGGCCCACGCCCACCAGCACGGCGGGGCGCACGCCGACAAGGCGGAGACGGTGCTGATCTCCGGCATCGCCGGTCTGATCACGTACATGGTCGTCGGCGGGCTCTCCGGCTACTTCGAGGACAAGCTCGAGGAAGAGGAGGAACGCGAGCACGAGGAGGAGGAAGAGGCCGCGCGCACCGGCAAGAAGCGTTCGCCGGTCGTCCTGGCGGGTCAGGCCGCGTTCTTCATGTTCCTCTACCTCGAGGTCCTCGACGCGTCCTTCTCCTTCGACGGTGTGATCGGCGCCTTCGCCATCACCAACGACATCGTGCTGATGGCGCTGGGCCTGGGCATCGGCGCCATGTACGTCCGTTCGCTGACCGTGTACCTGGTCCGCCAGGGCACCCTCGACGACTACGTCTACCTCGAGCACGGCGCCCACTACGCGATCGGCGCCCTCGCCGTGATCCTCATGGTCACCATCCAGTACCAGATCAACGAGGTCATCACCGGCCTCGTCGGCGTGGTCCTGATCGGGTGGTCCTTCCTGTCCTCCGTACGCCGCAACCGCGCATTGGCGGCGGCCGAGGGAAAAGCCCAGGGCTCGGACGAGAAGACTGAGGTCTCGTCCGGGGTGTGA
- a CDS encoding small hydrophobic protein — translation MAGFGNGTRRYPRSRGRMGSRTGPDRATLGIVGLVCAVAGFFALGIILGPAAIVCGWLAMGRSWAGSRPVPALVAVALGAIDTLLAIIWLAGATGTGNGLL, via the coding sequence ATGGCCGGCTTCGGAAACGGCACGCGCAGGTACCCCCGCTCACGTGGCCGCATGGGGTCACGGACCGGGCCGGATCGCGCGACGCTCGGCATCGTCGGCCTCGTCTGCGCGGTCGCCGGATTCTTCGCGCTGGGGATCATCCTCGGCCCGGCGGCGATCGTCTGCGGCTGGTTGGCCATGGGCCGCAGCTGGGCGGGCTCCCGTCCGGTACCGGCCCTGGTCGCCGTCGCCCTCGGCGCGATCGACACCCTGCTGGCGATCATCTGGCTGGCGGGCGCCACCGGCACGGGCAACGGACTGCTGTGA
- a CDS encoding MFS transporter: MTSQTTIDATGPDGKAPADPSDGPSAKGLRGHPWFTLITVAVGVMMVALDGTIVAIANPAIASDLGATFAEVQWITNAYFLALAVSLITAGKLGDRFGHRQTFLIGVVGFAAASGAIGLSSSIGAVVAFRALQGLFGALLMPAALGLLRATFPAEKLNMAIGLWGMVIGASTAGGPILGGVLVEHVNWQSVFFINVPVGALALVLGVVILLDHRAENAPRSFDLLGIAFLSGAMFCLVWALIKAPTWGWADGMTWIFLVGSAVLFAAFAFWETKVKEPLIPLGLFRSVPLSAGVVLMVLMAIAFMGGLFFVTFYLQNVHGMSPIDAGLHLLPLTGMMIVGSPLAGAAITKLGPRIPLAGGMAATAIAMYGMSTLETDTSSGLMSIWFALLGFGLAPVMVGATEVIVGNAPMELSGVAGGLQQAAMQIGGSLGTAVLGAVMASKVDGDLPANWKGAGLPELTPAQLDQASEAVQVGVAPVAKGTPEAIAAKITDVAHDTFISGMSLASLVAAGVAVVAVFVALLTKRGENAEAGAGVGHI; this comes from the coding sequence ATGACCAGTCAGACCACCATCGACGCGACGGGGCCGGACGGCAAGGCACCGGCAGACCCGTCGGACGGGCCGTCCGCCAAGGGGCTGCGCGGACACCCGTGGTTCACCCTCATCACCGTCGCCGTCGGCGTCATGATGGTGGCCCTCGACGGCACCATCGTGGCCATCGCCAACCCGGCCATCGCCAGCGACCTGGGTGCCACCTTCGCCGAGGTCCAGTGGATCACCAACGCCTACTTCCTCGCCCTCGCGGTCTCCCTGATCACCGCGGGCAAACTGGGTGACCGCTTCGGCCACCGTCAGACGTTCCTGATAGGCGTCGTCGGCTTCGCGGCCGCCTCCGGCGCGATAGGCCTGTCCAGCAGCATCGGTGCCGTGGTCGCCTTCCGGGCGCTCCAGGGACTGTTCGGCGCCCTGCTGATGCCGGCCGCGCTCGGGCTGCTGCGCGCGACCTTCCCGGCCGAGAAACTCAACATGGCCATCGGCCTGTGGGGCATGGTCATCGGCGCGTCCACCGCCGGCGGCCCGATCCTCGGCGGCGTCCTCGTCGAGCACGTCAACTGGCAGTCGGTGTTCTTCATCAACGTGCCGGTCGGCGCCCTCGCCCTGGTCCTGGGCGTGGTGATCCTCCTCGACCACCGGGCCGAGAACGCCCCGCGCTCCTTCGACCTCCTCGGCATCGCCTTCCTCTCGGGCGCGATGTTCTGCCTGGTCTGGGCCCTGATCAAGGCGCCGACCTGGGGCTGGGCCGACGGCATGACCTGGATCTTCCTCGTCGGCTCCGCGGTGCTCTTCGCGGCCTTCGCCTTCTGGGAGACGAAGGTCAAGGAACCGCTCATCCCCCTGGGGCTGTTCCGCTCGGTCCCGCTGTCGGCCGGTGTGGTCCTCATGGTCCTGATGGCGATCGCCTTCATGGGCGGCCTGTTCTTCGTGACGTTCTACCTCCAGAACGTGCACGGCATGAGCCCGATCGACGCGGGCCTGCACCTTCTCCCGCTGACCGGCATGATGATCGTCGGCTCCCCGCTCGCGGGCGCGGCGATCACCAAGCTGGGCCCGCGCATCCCGCTGGCGGGCGGCATGGCCGCCACCGCCATCGCCATGTACGGCATGTCCACGCTGGAGACGGACACGAGCAGCGGTCTCATGTCGATCTGGTTCGCCCTGCTGGGCTTCGGACTCGCCCCGGTCATGGTCGGCGCGACCGAGGTCATCGTCGGCAACGCCCCCATGGAGCTGTCCGGCGTCGCGGGCGGTCTCCAGCAGGCGGCCATGCAGATCGGCGGCAGCCTCGGTACGGCCGTGCTGGGTGCCGTGATGGCGTCCAAGGTCGACGGTGACCTGCCGGCCAACTGGAAGGGCGCGGGCCTGCCCGAGCTCACCCCCGCCCAACTGGACCAGGCCTCCGAGGCGGTTCAGGTCGGCGTGGCGCCGGTGGCCAAGGGCACCCCCGAAGCGATCGCCGCGAAGATCACGGACGTCGCCCACGACACCTTCATCTCCGGCATGAGCCTCGCCTCGCTGGTCGCCGCCGGGGTGGCGGTCGTCGCCGTGTTCGTCGCGCTGCTCACCAAGCGGGGCGAGAACGCGGAAGCGGGCGCGGGCGTCGGTCATATCTGA
- the aceE gene encoding pyruvate dehydrogenase (acetyl-transferring), homodimeric type, with the protein MASGSDRNPIIIGGLPSQVPDFDPEETQEWLDSLDAAIDERGRERARYLMLRLIERAREKRVAVPEMRSTDYVNTIPTRAEPFFPGNEEIERRILNATRWNAAVMVSRAQRPGIGVGGHIATFASSASLYDVGFNHFFRGKDEGDGGDQVFFQGHASPGIYARAYLLDRLSEQNLDAFRQEKSKAPHGLSSYPHPRLMPDFWEFPTVSMGLGPIGAIYQARMNRYMHARGIADTSKSHVWAFLGDGEMDEPESLGQLTIAAREGLDNLTFVVNCNLQRLDGPVRGNGKVIQELESVFRGAGWNVIKLIWDRSWDPLLAQDRDGTLVNRMNTTPDGQYQTYATESGAYIRDHFFGDDQRLRAMVEGMTDDQILHLGRGGHDHRKIYAAFKAAVEHTGQPTVILAKTVKGWTLGPNFEGRNATHQMKKLTVADLKGFRDRLHLPISDKELEGGLPPYFHPGRNSEEIQYMHDRRKGLGGYVPTRVVRSKPLALPDDNAYASVKKGSGQQSIATTMAFVRLLKDLMRDKELGKRFVLIAPDEYRTFGMDSFFPSAKIYNPLGQQYESVDRDLLLAYKESPTGQMLHDGISEAGCTASLIAAGSAYATHGEPLIPVYVFYSMFGFQRTGDQFWQMSDQLARGFVLGATAGRTTLTGEGLQHADGHSQLLASTNPGCVAYDPAFGFEIAHIVRDGLRRMYGSSAEHPHGEDVFYYLTVYNEPIRHPAEPADVDVEGILKGVYRFSEGTSGSIPAQILASGVAVPWAVEAQKILAEDWNVKADVWSATSWNELRREAVEVERHNLLHPEEEQRVPYVTRKLTGAEGPFVAVSDWMRSVPDQIARWVPGTYQSLGADGFGFADTRGAARRFFHIDAQSIVVGVLTELAKEGKVDRSLLKQAIDRYQLLDVSAADPGAAGGDA; encoded by the coding sequence GTGGCTTCCGGATCCGATCGCAACCCGATCATCATTGGCGGCCTTCCGAGTCAGGTTCCTGACTTCGACCCCGAGGAAACCCAGGAGTGGCTCGACTCCCTCGACGCCGCGATCGACGAGCGCGGCCGGGAGCGGGCCCGCTATCTGATGCTCCGGCTGATCGAACGGGCTCGCGAGAAGCGCGTGGCCGTGCCCGAGATGCGCAGCACGGACTACGTCAACACCATCCCCACCAGGGCCGAGCCGTTCTTCCCGGGCAACGAGGAGATCGAGCGCCGGATCCTCAACGCGACCCGCTGGAACGCGGCCGTGATGGTGTCCAGGGCCCAGCGGCCGGGCATCGGGGTGGGCGGTCACATCGCGACCTTCGCCTCCTCCGCGTCGCTCTACGACGTCGGCTTCAACCACTTCTTCCGCGGCAAGGACGAGGGCGACGGCGGTGACCAGGTCTTCTTCCAGGGCCACGCCTCCCCGGGCATCTACGCGCGCGCGTACCTGCTCGACCGGTTGAGCGAGCAGAACCTCGACGCGTTCCGCCAGGAGAAGTCGAAGGCGCCGCACGGGCTGTCCTCGTACCCGCACCCGCGTCTGATGCCGGACTTCTGGGAGTTCCCGACCGTGTCGATGGGTCTCGGCCCGATCGGCGCGATCTACCAGGCCCGGATGAACCGCTACATGCACGCGCGCGGGATCGCCGACACCTCGAAGTCGCATGTGTGGGCGTTCCTCGGCGACGGCGAGATGGACGAGCCGGAGTCGCTCGGCCAGCTGACCATCGCCGCACGTGAGGGCCTCGACAACCTGACCTTCGTCGTCAACTGCAACCTCCAGCGCCTCGACGGCCCGGTGCGCGGCAACGGCAAGGTCATCCAGGAGCTGGAGTCGGTCTTCCGGGGCGCCGGCTGGAACGTGATCAAGCTGATCTGGGACCGCTCCTGGGACCCGCTGCTCGCCCAGGACCGCGACGGCACCCTGGTCAACCGGATGAACACGACCCCGGACGGCCAGTACCAGACCTACGCCACCGAATCCGGCGCCTACATCCGCGACCACTTCTTCGGGGACGACCAGCGGCTGCGCGCGATGGTCGAGGGCATGACCGACGACCAGATCCTGCACCTGGGCCGCGGCGGTCACGACCACCGGAAGATCTACGCGGCGTTCAAGGCGGCCGTGGAGCACACCGGCCAGCCGACGGTCATCCTCGCCAAGACGGTCAAGGGCTGGACGCTGGGGCCGAACTTCGAGGGCCGCAACGCCACCCACCAGATGAAGAAGCTGACGGTTGCCGACCTCAAGGGCTTCCGTGACCGGCTGCACCTGCCGATCTCCGACAAGGAGCTGGAGGGCGGCCTCCCGCCGTACTTCCACCCCGGTCGGAACTCGGAGGAGATCCAGTACATGCACGACCGCCGCAAGGGTCTCGGCGGGTACGTGCCGACCCGTGTCGTGCGCTCGAAGCCGCTCGCGCTGCCGGACGACAATGCGTACGCGAGTGTGAAGAAGGGCTCGGGTCAGCAGTCCATCGCCACGACCATGGCCTTTGTGCGGCTCCTCAAGGACCTCATGCGGGACAAGGAGCTCGGCAAGCGCTTCGTGCTGATCGCGCCGGACGAGTACCGCACCTTCGGCATGGACTCCTTCTTCCCGAGTGCGAAGATCTACAACCCGCTCGGCCAGCAGTACGAGTCGGTGGACCGAGACCTGCTGCTCGCCTACAAGGAGTCGCCGACCGGGCAGATGCTGCACGACGGCATCTCGGAGGCCGGCTGCACGGCGTCCCTGATCGCGGCGGGCTCGGCGTACGCCACCCACGGCGAGCCGCTGATCCCGGTCTACGTCTTCTACTCGATGTTCGGTTTCCAGCGCACCGGCGACCAGTTCTGGCAGATGTCGGACCAGCTGGCGCGCGGCTTCGTACTGGGTGCGACCGCCGGGCGTACGACCCTGACCGGTGAGGGCCTCCAGCACGCGGACGGCCATTCCCAGCTGCTCGCCTCGACGAACCCGGGCTGCGTCGCCTACGACCCCGCGTTCGGCTTCGAGATCGCGCACATCGTGCGGGACGGTCTGCGCAGGATGTACGGCAGTTCCGCCGAGCACCCGCACGGTGAGGACGTCTTCTACTACCTGACCGTCTACAACGAGCCGATCCGGCACCCGGCCGAGCCTGCGGACGTGGACGTCGAGGGCATCCTCAAGGGCGTGTACCGCTTCAGCGAGGGCACCTCGGGGTCGATCCCGGCGCAGATCCTCGCGTCCGGGGTGGCCGTCCCCTGGGCGGTCGAGGCGCAGAAGATCCTCGCCGAGGACTGGAACGTCAAGGCCGACGTGTGGTCGGCGACCTCCTGGAACGAGCTGCGGCGCGAGGCCGTCGAGGTCGAGCGGCACAACCTGCTGCACCCGGAGGAGGAGCAGCGGGTGCCGTACGTGACGCGGAAGCTGACCGGGGCCGAGGGGCCGTTCGTGGCCGTCTCGGACTGGATGCGGTCGGTGCCCGACCAGATCGCGCGCTGGGTGCCGGGCACGTACCAGTCGCTGGGCGCGGACGGGTTCGGATTCGCGGACACCCGGGGCGCGGCTCGCCGGTTCTTCCACATCGACGCCCAGTCGATCGTCGTGGGGGTGCTGACCGAGCTGGCGAAGGAGGGCAAGGTCGACCGGTCGCTGCTGAAGCAGGCCATCGACCGGTACCAGCTGCTGGACGTGTCGGCGGCGGACCCGGGGGCGGCCGGAGGCGACGCGTAG
- a CDS encoding potassium channel family protein, with product MQEQSAQNRWELWTQRPLLALAVVFAVAYAVPIVDTSADHTLTTACTAVEWVVWGAFAADYVVRLALTSDRWRFVRTHWLDLCAVVLPLAQQLKLLRLVSTLLLVGRRARMASQIRMTTYVVGAVVGLLMFGSLAVLSVERESPDGNIRTLGDALWWSFTTMTTVGYGDHAPTTGLGRIIAVGLMLSGIALLGVVTANIAAWFIARFDKDDVEERARTEAILALTQEVRALRAEVAALRGRPDGALRDGTLRDGSPPVPTHQPSR from the coding sequence ATGCAAGAACAATCGGCGCAGAACCGGTGGGAGCTCTGGACCCAGCGGCCGTTGCTGGCCCTCGCCGTGGTGTTCGCCGTGGCCTACGCCGTGCCGATCGTGGACACCTCGGCCGACCACACCCTGACCACCGCCTGCACCGCGGTCGAGTGGGTGGTGTGGGGGGCGTTCGCGGCGGACTACGTGGTCCGGCTGGCCCTGACGTCCGACCGGTGGCGGTTCGTGCGCACGCACTGGCTGGACCTGTGCGCGGTGGTGCTGCCGCTGGCGCAGCAGCTCAAGCTGCTGCGGCTGGTCTCGACGCTGCTGCTGGTGGGGCGGCGGGCGCGGATGGCCTCGCAGATCCGGATGACGACGTATGTCGTGGGCGCGGTCGTCGGGCTGCTGATGTTCGGCTCGCTGGCCGTGCTGTCGGTGGAGCGGGAATCCCCGGACGGGAACATCCGCACCCTGGGTGACGCACTGTGGTGGTCGTTCACGACGATGACGACCGTGGGGTACGGGGACCACGCGCCGACCACCGGACTGGGGCGGATCATCGCCGTCGGGCTGATGCTCTCCGGGATCGCGCTGCTCGGTGTGGTGACCGCGAACATCGCGGCATGGTTCATCGCCCGGTTCGACAAGGACGACGTCGAGGAACGCGCCCGGACGGAGGCGATCCTGGCCCTGACGCAGGAGGTGCGGGCGCTGCGGGCGGAGGTGGCGGCGCTGCGGGGCCGACCGGACGGGGCGCTGCGGGACGGGACGCTGCGGGACGGGTCCCCGCCCGTGCCGACCCACCAGCCGTCCCGGTAG
- a CDS encoding TetR family transcriptional regulator, producing the protein MGTLRERKKQRTRDALLRAAVELFTTQGYERTTVDEIAAAVDVSQRTFFRYFAGKDEAALALVEMTVERFVEGVRSRPPHEPPMEALRQAVLDGWHSINEVVESVVPVELYLRLYRVIESTPVLLAAHLRRSAEVEEDLARVVAEREGLDVDADPRPRLAVAVFSGVMRVTERQWSTDADFSLDRIRALTSLYLDGVGPALLGDWRETRRT; encoded by the coding sequence ATGGGAACTCTGCGTGAGCGCAAGAAGCAGCGCACCCGGGACGCGCTGCTGCGCGCCGCGGTGGAGCTGTTCACCACGCAGGGATACGAGCGGACCACCGTCGACGAGATCGCCGCCGCCGTCGACGTCTCGCAGCGCACCTTCTTCCGCTACTTCGCCGGCAAGGACGAGGCCGCGCTCGCGCTGGTGGAGATGACGGTGGAGCGGTTCGTCGAGGGGGTGCGCTCGCGCCCGCCGCACGAGCCGCCGATGGAGGCGCTGCGCCAGGCGGTGCTGGACGGCTGGCACTCGATCAACGAGGTCGTCGAGTCCGTCGTACCCGTGGAGCTGTATCTGCGCCTGTACCGGGTGATCGAGTCGACGCCGGTGCTGCTCGCCGCGCACCTGCGACGCTCGGCGGAGGTGGAGGAGGATCTCGCGCGGGTGGTCGCCGAGCGTGAGGGGCTCGACGTGGACGCCGATCCGCGGCCGCGGCTGGCGGTGGCCGTGTTCAGCGGCGTGATGCGGGTGACGGAACGGCAGTGGTCCACGGACGCCGACTTCAGCCTGGACCGGATCCGCGCGCTGACGTCCCTGTATCTCGACGGGGTGGGGCCCGCCCTGCTGGGGGACTGGCGCGAGACCCGACGGACATAG